The following coding sequences lie in one Melopsittacus undulatus isolate bMelUnd1 chromosome 9, bMelUnd1.mat.Z, whole genome shotgun sequence genomic window:
- the PARP6 gene encoding LOW QUALITY PROTEIN: protein mono-ADP-ribosyltransferase PARP6 (The sequence of the model RefSeq protein was modified relative to this genomic sequence to represent the inferred CDS: inserted 1 base in 1 codon), whose product MGEDPPRHRPGPCSGSDLKGQYWTDDDSDGDNESEEFLYGVQGTCAADLYRHPQLDADIEAVKEIYSENAVAVREYGTIDDVDIDLHVNISFLDEEVATAWKVLRTEPIVLRLRFSLSQYLDGPEPSIEVFQPSNKEGFGLGLQLKKILGMFTSQQWKHLSNDFLKTQQEKRHSWFKTSGTIKKFRAGLSIFSPIPKSPSFPVIQDSVLKGKLGIPEARVNRLMNRSVSCMVKNPKVEVFGYPPPSTQAGVAPFNILVGGHCKNVPTLEYGFLVQIMKYAEQRIPTLNEYCVVCDEQHVFQNGSMLKPAVCTRELCVFSFYTLGVMSGAAEEVATGAEVVDLLVAMCRAALESPRKSIIFEPYPSVVDPNDPKTLAFNPKKKNYERLQKALDSVMSIREMTQGSYLEIKKQMDKLDPLAHPLLQWIISSNRSHIVKLPLSRQLKFMHTSHQFLLLSSPPAKEARFRTAKKLYGSTFAFHGSHIENWHSILRNGLVNASYTKLQVTLPGPDLLPRAGREGCSREGCRQGGMQACEMLPAEARLPPPPCLSCXGDPVVLTLVFPCKLHGAAYGKGIYLSPISSISFGYSGMGKGQHRMPSKDELVQRYNRMNTIPQTRSIQSRFLQSRNLNCIALCEVITSKDLQKHGNIWVCPVSDHVCTRFFFVYEDGQVGDANINTQDPKIQKEIMRVIGTQVYTN is encoded by the exons ATGGGGGAGGACCCTCCCCGCCACCGTCCAGGACCCTGCAGCGGCTCC GACCTCAAGGGCCAGTACTGGACTGATGATGACTCCGATGGGGACAATGAGTCCGAGGAGTTCCTCTATGGCGTCCAG gggacCTGCGCTGCCGACCTGTACCGTCACCCACAGCTGGATGCCGACATCGAGGCCGTGAAGGAGATCTACAGCGAGAATGCCGTGGCCGTCAG GGAGTACGGGACCATCGATGATGTGGACATCGAcctccatgtgaacatcagctTCCTCGAT GAGGAGGTGGCGACGGCATGGAAGGTGCTGCGGACGGAGCCCATCGTCCTCCGCCTGCgcttctccctctcccagtaCCTCGATGGCCCTG aACCGTCCATCGAGGTTTTCCAGCCGTCCAACAAGGAGGGCTTCGGGCTGGGTCTACAGCTGAAGAA GATCCTGGGCATGTTCACATCCCAGCAATGGAAACATCTCAGCAATGATTTCCTGAAGACCCAGCAGGAGAAGCGGCACAGTTGGTTCAAGACGAGTGGCACCATCAAGAAGTTCCGTGCTGGCCTCAGCATcttctcccccatccccaa GTCTCCCAGCTTCCCCGTCATCCAAGACTCGGTGCTGAAAGGCAAACTGGGCATCCCTGAGGCTCGTGTCAACCGCCTGATGAACCGCTCCGTGTCCTGTATGGTGAAGAACCCCAAGGTGGAGGTTTTCGGctaccccccccccagcacccaggcAGGTGTCGCCCCCTTCAACATCCTG GTCGGCGGCCACTGCAAGAACGTCCCAACGTTGGAGTACGGCTTCCTCGTCCAG ATCATGAAGTACGCGGAGCAGCGGATCCCGACGCTCAATGAGTACTGTGTAGTGTGCGACGAGCAGCATGTCTTCCAGAACGGCTCCATGCTCAAG ccagcagtgtgcacccGCGAGCTCTGTGTCTTCTCCTTCTACACCCTGGGCGTCATGTCCGGTGCGGCAGAGGAGGTGGCCACAGGTGCTGAG GTGGTGGACCTGCTGGTGGCCATGTGCCGCGCTGCCCTGGAGTCCCCTCGCAAGAGCATCATCTTCGAGCCTTACCCGTCTGTGGTGGACCCCAACGACCCCAAAACACTTGCCTTCAACCCCAAG AAGAAGAACTACGAGCGGCTGCAGAAGGCCCTGGACAGCGTCATGTCCATCCGGGAGATGACCCAG GGGTCCTACCTGGAGATCAAGAAGCAGATGGACAAGCTGGACCCCCTGGCCCATCCCCTCCTGCAGTG gATAATCTCCAGCAACAGATCCCACATTGTCAAGCTGCCTCTCAGCAGG CAGCTGAAGTTCATGCACACCTCGCACCAGTTCCTCCTGCTCAGCAGCCCCCCAGCCAAGGAAGCGCGGTTCCGCACCGCCAAGAAGCTCTATGGCAGCACCTTCGCTTTCCA CGGCTCTCACATTGAGAACTGGCATTCCATCCTCCGCAACGGGCTGGTCAACGCTTCCTACACCAAACTGCAGGTAACGCTCCCAGGGCCGGACCTGctccccagggcaggcagggagggatgcagcagggagggatgcaggcaAGGAGGGATGCAGGCATGTGAAATGCTGCCTGCAGAGGCCAGGCTGCCTCCACCACCGTGCCTAAGCT CGGGTGACCCTGTGGTGCTCACCCTGGTGTTTCCCTGCAAGCTGCATGGAGCAGCCTATGGGAAGGGCATCTATCTGAGCCCCATCTCCAGTATTTCCTTTGGATACTCAG ggatggggaaagggCAGCACCGGATGCCTTCAAAGGACGAGCTGGTGCAGCGGTACAACCGGATGAACACCATCCCGCAG ACACGCTCCATCCAGTCCCGCTTCCTCCAGAGCCGCAACCTGAACTGCATCGCGCTGTGTGAAG TCATCACCTCCAAGGACCTGCAGAAACACGGCAACATCTGGGTCTGCCCTGTCTCGGACCACGTCTGCACCCGCTTCTTCTTTGT GTATGAAGATGGCCAAGTGGGAGATGCCAATATCAATACTCAGGACCCCAAAATCCAGAAGGAGATCATGCGTGTGATCGGGACTCAGGTGTACACAAACTGA
- the CELF6 gene encoding CUGBP Elav-like family member 6 isoform X5: protein MQLPQVPAPGPRPPVLWVPAGSKILCIEMNRPIQVKPADSEGRGEDRKLFVGMLGKQQSEDDVRRLFEPFGQIEECTILRGPDGASKGCAFVKYGSHAEAQAAINSLHGSQTMPGASSSLVVKFADTDKERTLRRMHQMAGQLGIFNPMTIQFGAYGAYTQAIMQQQAALMAAAQGTCLNPMAAIAAAQMQQMAAFNVSGLVAAPLTPSSGTSTPPGISTAPVPSIATPIGVNGFSPLPPQTNGQPASETIYTNGIHPYPAQSPTVADPLQQAYAGMQHYAAAYPTAYAPISQAFPQQAPIIPQQQREGPEGCNLFIYHLPQEFGDAELTQMFLPFGNVISAKVFVDRATNQSKCFGFVSFDNPTSAQAAIQAMNGFQIGMKRLKVQLKRPKDANRPY from the exons ATGAACCGCCCCATCCAGGTGAAGCCGGCCGACAGCGAGGGCCGAGGAG AAGACAGGAAGCTCTTTGTGGGCAtgctggggaagcagcagagcGAGGACGATGTCCGGCGCCTCTTCGAGCCCTTCGGCCAGATTGAGGAGTGCACCATCCTGCGAGGGCCCGACGGAGCCAGCAAAG GTTGTGCCTTTGTGAAGTATGGCAGCCACGCCGAGGCACAGGCTGCCATCAACAGCCTGCACGGCAGCCAAACCATGCCG GGCGCCTCCTCCAGCCTGGTGGTGAAGTTTGCGGACACAGACAAGGAGAGGACCCTGCGACGGATGCATCAGATGGCCGGGCAGCTGGGCATCTTCAACCCCATGACCATCCAGTTCGGTGCCTACGGGGCCTACACGCAAGCG atcatgcagcagcaagcagcccTGATGGCGGCTGCGCAGGGCACCTGCCTCAACCCCATGGCTGCCATCGCGGCCGCCCAGATGCAGCAGATGGCCGCCTTCAACGTCAGCGGGCTGGTGGCCGCTCCCCTCACCCCTTCTTCAG GTACGAGCACTCCCCCCGGCATCAGCACGGCGCCGGTGCCCAGCATCGCCACGCCGATCGGCGTCAACGGCTTCAGCCCGCTGCCGCCGCAGACCAACGGGCAGCCTGCCTCGGAGACCATCTACACCAACGGCATCCACCCCTACCCAG cTCAAAGCCCCACGGTGGCAGATCCCCTCCAGCAAGCCTACGCAGGCATGCAGCACTATGCAG CAGCGTATCCCACCGCTTATGCACCCATCAGCCAGGCCTTCCCCCAGCAGGCACCCATCATCCCGCAGCAGCAGCGAGAAg GTCCCGAGGGCTGTAACCTGTTCATTTATCACCTGCCCCAGGAGTTCGGGGATGCAGAGCTCACGCAGATGTTTTTGCCTTTCGGCAACGTCATCTCTGCCAAAGTCTTTGTAGACCGTGCCACCAACCAGAGTAAATGCTTTG GTTTCGTCAGTTTTGACAATCCGACGAGCGCTCAGGCAGCCATTCAGGCCATGAACGGCTTCCAGATCGGCATGAAGAGGCTAAAAGTCCAGCTAAAGCGGCCGAAAGATGCCAACAGACCCTACTGA
- the CELF6 gene encoding CUGBP Elav-like family member 6 isoform X6, giving the protein MQLPQVPAPGPRPPVLWVPAGSKILCIEMNRPIQVKPADSEGRGDRKLFVGMLGKQQSEDDVRRLFEPFGQIEECTILRGPDGASKGCAFVKYGSHAEAQAAINSLHGSQTMPGASSSLVVKFADTDKERTLRRMHQMAGQLGIFNPMTIQFGAYGAYTQAIMQQQAALMAAAQGTCLNPMAAIAAAQMQQMAAFNVSGLVAAPLTPSSGTSTPPGISTAPVPSIATPIGVNGFSPLPPQTNGQPASETIYTNGIHPYPAQSPTVADPLQQAYAGMQHYAAAYPTAYAPISQAFPQQAPIIPQQQREGPEGCNLFIYHLPQEFGDAELTQMFLPFGNVISAKVFVDRATNQSKCFGFVSFDNPTSAQAAIQAMNGFQIGMKRLKVQLKRPKDANRPY; this is encoded by the exons ATGAACCGCCCCATCCAGGTGAAGCCGGCCGACAGCGAGGGCCGAGGAG ACAGGAAGCTCTTTGTGGGCAtgctggggaagcagcagagcGAGGACGATGTCCGGCGCCTCTTCGAGCCCTTCGGCCAGATTGAGGAGTGCACCATCCTGCGAGGGCCCGACGGAGCCAGCAAAG GTTGTGCCTTTGTGAAGTATGGCAGCCACGCCGAGGCACAGGCTGCCATCAACAGCCTGCACGGCAGCCAAACCATGCCG GGCGCCTCCTCCAGCCTGGTGGTGAAGTTTGCGGACACAGACAAGGAGAGGACCCTGCGACGGATGCATCAGATGGCCGGGCAGCTGGGCATCTTCAACCCCATGACCATCCAGTTCGGTGCCTACGGGGCCTACACGCAAGCG atcatgcagcagcaagcagcccTGATGGCGGCTGCGCAGGGCACCTGCCTCAACCCCATGGCTGCCATCGCGGCCGCCCAGATGCAGCAGATGGCCGCCTTCAACGTCAGCGGGCTGGTGGCCGCTCCCCTCACCCCTTCTTCAG GTACGAGCACTCCCCCCGGCATCAGCACGGCGCCGGTGCCCAGCATCGCCACGCCGATCGGCGTCAACGGCTTCAGCCCGCTGCCGCCGCAGACCAACGGGCAGCCTGCCTCGGAGACCATCTACACCAACGGCATCCACCCCTACCCAG cTCAAAGCCCCACGGTGGCAGATCCCCTCCAGCAAGCCTACGCAGGCATGCAGCACTATGCAG CAGCGTATCCCACCGCTTATGCACCCATCAGCCAGGCCTTCCCCCAGCAGGCACCCATCATCCCGCAGCAGCAGCGAGAAg GTCCCGAGGGCTGTAACCTGTTCATTTATCACCTGCCCCAGGAGTTCGGGGATGCAGAGCTCACGCAGATGTTTTTGCCTTTCGGCAACGTCATCTCTGCCAAAGTCTTTGTAGACCGTGCCACCAACCAGAGTAAATGCTTTG GTTTCGTCAGTTTTGACAATCCGACGAGCGCTCAGGCAGCCATTCAGGCCATGAACGGCTTCCAGATCGGCATGAAGAGGCTAAAAGTCCAGCTAAAGCGGCCGAAAGATGCCAACAGACCCTACTGA
- the CELF6 gene encoding CUGBP Elav-like family member 6 isoform X7: protein MQLPQVPAPGPRPPVLWVPAGSKILCIEMNRPIQVKPADSEGRGEDRKLFVGMLGKQQSEDDVRRLFEPFGQIEECTILRGPDGASKGCAFVKYGSHAEAQAAINSLHGSQTMPGASSSLVVKFADTDKERTLRRMHQMAGQLGIFNPMTIQFGAYGAYTQAQQAALMAAAQGTCLNPMAAIAAAQMQQMAAFNVSGLVAAPLTPSSGTSTPPGISTAPVPSIATPIGVNGFSPLPPQTNGQPASETIYTNGIHPYPAQSPTVADPLQQAYAGMQHYAAAYPTAYAPISQAFPQQAPIIPQQQREGPEGCNLFIYHLPQEFGDAELTQMFLPFGNVISAKVFVDRATNQSKCFGFVSFDNPTSAQAAIQAMNGFQIGMKRLKVQLKRPKDANRPY, encoded by the exons ATGAACCGCCCCATCCAGGTGAAGCCGGCCGACAGCGAGGGCCGAGGAG AAGACAGGAAGCTCTTTGTGGGCAtgctggggaagcagcagagcGAGGACGATGTCCGGCGCCTCTTCGAGCCCTTCGGCCAGATTGAGGAGTGCACCATCCTGCGAGGGCCCGACGGAGCCAGCAAAG GTTGTGCCTTTGTGAAGTATGGCAGCCACGCCGAGGCACAGGCTGCCATCAACAGCCTGCACGGCAGCCAAACCATGCCG GGCGCCTCCTCCAGCCTGGTGGTGAAGTTTGCGGACACAGACAAGGAGAGGACCCTGCGACGGATGCATCAGATGGCCGGGCAGCTGGGCATCTTCAACCCCATGACCATCCAGTTCGGTGCCTACGGGGCCTACACGCAAGCG cagcaagcagcccTGATGGCGGCTGCGCAGGGCACCTGCCTCAACCCCATGGCTGCCATCGCGGCCGCCCAGATGCAGCAGATGGCCGCCTTCAACGTCAGCGGGCTGGTGGCCGCTCCCCTCACCCCTTCTTCAG GTACGAGCACTCCCCCCGGCATCAGCACGGCGCCGGTGCCCAGCATCGCCACGCCGATCGGCGTCAACGGCTTCAGCCCGCTGCCGCCGCAGACCAACGGGCAGCCTGCCTCGGAGACCATCTACACCAACGGCATCCACCCCTACCCAG cTCAAAGCCCCACGGTGGCAGATCCCCTCCAGCAAGCCTACGCAGGCATGCAGCACTATGCAG CAGCGTATCCCACCGCTTATGCACCCATCAGCCAGGCCTTCCCCCAGCAGGCACCCATCATCCCGCAGCAGCAGCGAGAAg GTCCCGAGGGCTGTAACCTGTTCATTTATCACCTGCCCCAGGAGTTCGGGGATGCAGAGCTCACGCAGATGTTTTTGCCTTTCGGCAACGTCATCTCTGCCAAAGTCTTTGTAGACCGTGCCACCAACCAGAGTAAATGCTTTG GTTTCGTCAGTTTTGACAATCCGACGAGCGCTCAGGCAGCCATTCAGGCCATGAACGGCTTCCAGATCGGCATGAAGAGGCTAAAAGTCCAGCTAAAGCGGCCGAAAGATGCCAACAGACCCTACTGA